A stretch of DNA from Arachis hypogaea cultivar Tifrunner chromosome 19, arahy.Tifrunner.gnm2.J5K5, whole genome shotgun sequence:
ATTTGTTGCTGCAAAAGAAAGGGGGGTAGGGTTTCTTTGGGGTAAAGGGATAATTGGGTGTTAATTAGGGTTAGAGTTTGGTAAAAGAAATAAGGGTAGTGTAGGAATTTTGATAAAAGTAGAGGGTTGGATAGtaataaaagaattcaaatgtaaaatgtttttaaaataaatcagAACATTATATATACTTCTAATTTTTCAAATTAGTACTTAAAAGTCAAATATTCACGCACGGAATAATTTCTTACTAGGTCTATgcatatagaaaaaaattattaattagataaatttattaaatgaatataattatCACAAAAGTGACTAATTATTAacacattttaaaataaataaatttaatttgaacATACATgcgtaaaattaaaaaaaaaaagtagaaaagaaTTTTGAGTTCTTTATGATCTTAATTTTGATGAAGCAAACCACGAGCAACATATTTTAGGACATTGCTGAAATGATTGTGACAAACTTAAGCATTAGGGTAGACATATATTGATTAACAATTCGATCAACAGCAATATCATCTTTAAAATTATTGACCCTTTTTTCTTACTTTTGTTTATATGTCACTTATTATTGTAGGACCCTCTACGGATTTTTCTtggatatttttcttatttagtgAAGTTTATGTCGTTTTTCCCAACAACATCAATTGCTTTTATTAGTAGGGTATGCTTTTAACGGTATATTATTTTGTGAGCCTAgtaattattttctttattttacccCCTTTTTTTCACGAGCTAGTTTCTCATTGGATTAATCCATTGATATTTAACGCAAACTTACCCTAATTATTAACTAGCTAGGAACTTTATGTAGGACTAATTACTAACCAATAATCTCTGATAGCGCCATAGagccatttcttttcttttaatccgTGTATAAATACCCAAATTAATTAAAGAGATTAAGAAACTGGGTGGTTAGGAAAAATCAAGGGGTAAGATGCACATGGCTATCCATTTTCGAAGAAGTGTCCCCATCATAGATTTGGTTAGTTGTTTCAAAACTCAGTGTGTGAGTCTACTCTATACCTTTTGCTTTATTATCTCTGCCATAAACCATGAAAACAACATTGTCGATTGTGACCAAGCATGGCCATGGTACTAGCCACCCAAAAATCACACAATACGATTCCCATCTGTCGGTGATTTTAATTACTCAATATTTTTtgctaaaaaatatttaactacaAAGCTCATGGAAAGTTGGAAACTTATTATTAAACTGTTAttcttttaataagaataatactcTAAATCAGTTTTTAATAATACTTCTTATACTATATTTTGACACTATTGTAATTACTGAATATAATATGATAAATTACTAATCAACATTAATTTGATCATAATTTTATGTGATGTCTACATGACAGTTTGAATAATTGCTAGACAGATCAACATGACATTTTTTTGTCATTATCAAACTAAACAGGGAATGAAGGTATAAAAAGAAAATCAGCAGTGTTAAGGGCAGCAGTTTTTTAGATTTTGGGCCATCGAGTAACCAGCATAGGTATTTCAAACAGAGAGATGGAGAGGAGGATTGATGGTTAAATGATTTGGCGCGTAGCAAAAATTTTGCTGGCTATATGATAGCTAGAATTTTATCAAAATTGATGGCCCCGAAGACTTTCCGAAAGACCATTACTAGAGACTAATAGACTTATGTTTTGCAACTTAGGATTTAATCAAATCAAACATTTTCTTTATATTTGTAAGAGTTAATTCATTTATTTAGTTGCATTTTACTCTccttaaacaaagaaaaagaaaccacaCTAGGGGACCTTTTACAATAATGTGGGGCAAGTGACAAGTTGAGTCCTGGACCTTCTGGGATCTGAATTCTtcaccattaaaaaaaaaaggttaaaggAGATAATAATTAGGGTAAAATAGAATAAAgagtaattttgttatttttcagttTGAATGGTGACCACTGACCACACGTACGTCGCAAACAAGCTAAGTATTGTATTGAAATAATGACATCctgtataatataatatttatttatatgaataTTATCATCAAAACCTGTCTTGTAATAATAGATATTAGATAATATCTTAATATGAATATAAAACAAAGCGTGAAAGTGGCAAAAACAATATGCAAATTAAACTGCACTGTCGAGTTGATAGGGAAATTGAACAACAACAAAGGAGCAAAAATAAGTAATGGTGTGTTCTCAGAGAAAGTGTGCTATAAAGTGACCAAATAGACAAATGCTATTACAACAATAACGAACAAAAGGAAGTGCAGGTGTTCCCCACAGAAGCTTTGGTTGTTGGATGGAGTTGTCATATGATATGTTCTTCTCTGTAGAAGGCAGAAAAAATAAGTTAACAGAAAGAAACACATATATATGAGTTGAGCCAGCATCCACTGCTatactttctttaatttcttttctctttttatctttttcataatcACAAACCAACTCAattgaagagagaaaaagaacaaagtacacataaaaaaaggaaagatattgcATAACACAGTCTGCAAAAGAAATGAGAGTTATTGTACTTTAATTTAAGAGAAAGATATTATTCCGTTTTGGAGTGATATTTCTTTGTATCTCTTCTTCGGTATTTTCTCTACATACAACAGTTATAAAATCAATAACATAAAATTAAGTGTGGTGATTCTAGATATTGTAGCTTTTATAATAATACGCATTGTGGTTTATGTggtataattttctttttcttgcaatttgaatttgaatatattTTCAACTCTATTTATTATAGTATGTTTGAAGTTATGATATATATACAATTACATACAGTAACATAGCACGGTTTCAATATGATAATCACCAAATTAACAATGACTTTGGGTTTTGTTAGAAAACTAACTTTCTTCCAACTAATAATCaattaataaagtaaaaaaaagggtaaaaaaaaaagtagaattaaaatagaaaaaaactaaaatattgattgattgttgctaCTATAATTACAATTATAATAGGAGatcatatattaaaaataaactcaattataatataaaaagtaagCTGCTCAAGAAATAGTAATTTGATCAAGTATAATCAAAAGCTTAGCTAACATAATTGGGTAACTTACTAGTAATTTTTGGAACCACGACGTAAATCGACTCTTTCTCCGGTTCTCTGTACTCTCACTCTGCGACAAGAATATAATTCTTTATGATCCCCCACATTTGATACATTATTACTATGATACAATAATTAACCACACAAACAGGAACGATATCAAACAACATACTTTGGTATAAAATTGACAAcacatcatgaacataaacaTCAATATGCGAAAATGTTTTATTTCAAATTTGTCTATTCATAAATAGTATAACTTTTGCAACGTGATGTATTAGTTTGGTAGCTTTGACATTTTGGAGGTCTAAATTTTTTTGGGAGTGTTAGGTAAACAATGACTATCTTGAACAATATGAATAACcactaatcaaataaaaacatactacacctccaaattaaccatttaaatcttaatattaaaataatcatccgtacacctagtgaaatgaacgtgcaatatatctattgttcatattgtttaatattttcattgtctacctatacttttccaattttttttatgttagtaaaaactactaaaaagtcattattattatttgtgtgaTTTACATTTATTGAGAAAGTGAAACACTTGCTGTGCAACAACAAATGTTAACATGTCCATTTATAATTAGTAAAGAGCATAGTAAACCTTCATTTTTGTAATTCTTGCAGTGACTTTTGCAAGATATATATCTATAAAATTGAAGCGAAGATGCTTTGTGtaagagaaacaataaaaaattatagctAGGTTGTGcagaagaaacaaaaagaaaattcaagaaCGTAGATAATTCATCAACTCTATGTTTTCGTTCactaccattatatatatatatattccaaaattaattttaaatgatTTAATTTTTGTTGTGGATCTCTAGACTAAACAATTGAAAATACAATAATAATGTGtgaaaattattagaatttagaagCACTACCTCAACATCATGAGATTCATAGCCCACATGAGTGGCATCTGGACTAATCTGTCCATCATGATTGACATGGACATGCATCCAACGGATCCCAAACCCCTTCATCACTACTTCCTCATTATCTTCTGTATTTGCATAGAACTCAAATTTAAGGATAGGATTGCAAGCGGTGTCCCTCTTTTTCTCTTTGATTGCTTCCGTTATCATGTTGGAACTCTCTCCATCATACCATACTACCTTATGATCTGATACCATTTCCAATTGATCAATCACATCAGAGAAAGCATAGCCGGTCAAGAGTCCTCTATTGCCAGAAGTTGTGATCCATTCCCAGTCATTGCAACCCTTTCTCAAGTAGCATTTCCATCCAAATATCACTTTTTTGACGCCAAAGTTGAAAGATTGGTATTGAGATATCAAGATGCAGCCAACAAGACAAGAAGAAATCTTGTGATCTGGAGCAACTTCAACAATGATCGAAGCTTCTCTAGAGTAGTAGTCAGGGAACCACTCATTAATTATGCTCTCTTTACTTGGTAAGTAGTAGTAGAAGAATATATTACCATTGTTTGCTTCATTATGCGGATATCCATCATTATTTGCCACAAGTTGTATCCTGAATTTCAAGTCTTTCAAAATTGCTTCATATGCATCATCATTCAACTTTGGGCAGTTATGGAATACAAACCATGCATTGTGTTTTCTGGGTGGTTCATTGGTTAAACTTGAGACTTCCTTCAAGGATTTGCAGTTTACTGCATAAGAGTATATAATAGATGGGGGAAGTGGAGGTGTGTATTGAAGCAGTTCACAatcaatgatcaaaagattcatgAGCTGTTGAAGATTCTTAATGCTTTTTGGCAAACTTGTAATGACATGACAACCTCGCAGTTCTAATACTTGTAATGATTGTAAGACATGAATGTTGTCTGGGAGTTCAGACAACCTCTTACATCTGTAGAAAactaattccttgagagacaagaAGGCAGGGGTGGGCAATATTCTTCTTAACATGATGCATGTGTCATCTTCATGTTTTATTGGATCCGTGAGCGCAATTATGGAGGCAAAGTTTTGAGGAAGCTTCTCAAGAGAGTAACTGATGTTAAAACTGAACCACTCAAGATCTTTGAGATGCATAATAGTGGATGGCACTTCACTCAAAGCCGTTGACGGTAAAAGTAACCTGAGGTTGGAATGATCAGCCATCATGGAGATTGAGAACTCTTTCAAATTGGAGCAACCAGTGGCCCACAAGCAATGGAGAGAGGGAGAACAATAATCACCGCAAAGCCTCTTTAGCGATGTGCAATAGCTCACGTGTAGTTCTTCAATCTTGGGGAGAGAGAAAATAGATGGATCAACATCTTGTAAGCTTTTACAGCCATCGAGTTTTATTGATTTGAGATTCGTGGCACCTGCTAAATTTGGGCACTCTATCAAGTGTTTGCAGCAACAGAGGTCAAGAAACTCCAAACTTGGTAGATTCTGTCAATCCCAACAAACATGTAAAAACATGTACATGATTAGTGGAAGAAAAaagtgttgttttattatttaatgCGTTACACTCTCACTTATTTTAACTTTACAAATTAGGGGAGTGCTAGgagaacaatgaaaattttgaacaatatgaacaaccaccaatcaaatgaaaatacattacactctaatttaatgctactaattaaatttactcttttaatcctattaattcacattgtttacacattgttcaaaaatcttgttgattacctatacttttcctacaAATGGGGAGTGCTAGGAGAACAATgaaaatatcaaatattaaatGACAATAACTTTTTCATATTTTCAGAATAATTAACTATATTTTCCAATAAATTTTTGTCTTCTCTTATTATTCTTGCACCTATATAAAAAAAGTGTTTCCAGCTAATCAATACAACTCAATATTTTTAGAATAGGTATAAAATgcatttgaaatttaatttagttaaaaacatATTGAGCATATGAATTTTTCTAGTTGTccattacaatattaaaataatatataatttattcgaaATTTAGAATATAGAACTTgattttattagtatttagtatatatattgtTGCTTCATTCAAATCAAACATCATCTATATACAATCATAGGAGTGAAAAATCCGTTTGGGGaaaaaatttttcgaaagtgAAAACTCTTTGATGTGGTTGATTGTTACTTTTATTATCTCTTTTTGTTGAAGAAAGCATTGCATCATGACATATAGTGAATTAATACGATgtagcaaaacaagaaaatgttaaatgacaagaaatgtctATTGAGAACCAATTATGttctttgttttaatttaaaaaattatgatggctatatataaataattattgggtgtagtttaatatttatctcttttatatatatgtcaTTTGAATCTAAGTCAtgtattttattatcattttttttatataaaatattcgtTGTTCTCTCGTCAAAACTTATTAATTATTCTGTGATATTATAGTTACTTTTTTTGTAATAAAACTTTATTCTTATGAAATATTTTAGTGTGATATTTTATTCTCACAAAAGTTTATATAGAAAAACATTCTCTTGATTAAATGATGAAAATATGACTTTTTAAGAAATAATTAGCATGTAAGAATATTTTACAATATATAAAAAGGCTCAgtcctttttctaaaaatttttattatacagAATAGAATTACaatacaaaatttattaactaaaattTAGTTCTTTTACCTgctataaattaatcttacataATAGAGtaagtttataaattataaatcttgAAAAAAACGTCCCATAATTAATATTACTTATACTAACTAATTTCTATAATATAATATCAATCTTTATTTTAGTATCTAACAAAATTATCAAAAAAGcataaaaagaaatataaacaTGATCCTACCTGTGGTGTATCCCAAAGTTTTTCAACATTGCTATCTCGCATAGAAAGCTGAACAAGTTTTTTAGGCCAACAAATAGATTGCACAAACTTAAGTGGACATTTATTCCACTCAATATACCTTAAGTCATTAGGAAGTTGAAAACCCTCTAGAAACACTGTGTTCCATTCAAGATCCATGTTGAAATTTCCTCTTAAAGCAAGTAACCTTAACTTTGGCATCTTCCTTAATGCAATGATGATTATACGTGGATCTATTGTAACTTGATTCATATCCACCGTCATGCTTTCAACTCCATGAATATCCTGCAAAATTTATAAGCATTGCAATACAATGTTAGTACCATGTTGCTGTAAGCAATATTTTGATACAAACATATATACACTCATCTTGAAGACCAAACCATTAAAGCATGATTTTCTTACTCTCTCATCTTGGAAAATATTGCAAATTTCTTCGGTGGTATTCAACAGTCTTATTTGTTGACCTCCATTTTTGTTATATTCTTCATGAATGATTTTCCAACACATTTCCTGTGTCAAACTATGCATTTGTATGTATTTATCATAACGACCATTCGAATAAATATTTATAAGAGACTTGTCCAATAGACTTTTTATTCCTATATCTGCAAAGAAATCACAAGAATTTAATATTCTTGTTATTTTTTCCATTTCATGCCCGTGGAAACAGCATGCAACAtgtaaaaggatatttttttcatcatcatctaaTGCATCATAACTCAATCTCAACACTTTCTGAATATCTGCATTGGGATactttcttaattttttcaatGCACTATCCCATTCACCTACACTTTTGCCGCGAAGAAATGATCCCAAAATTTTCAAAGCCAATGGAATGCGGTTAGCATAATTTATGACTCTAGCTGTTAGTTCACCATACCCCTCTTTGGGATGGGAATCAGAAAAGGCATAATGGCTAAAAAGTTGATAGGAGTCTCCATTACTCATTTGCTTGATTTCATGAATTTGTTCAACTCCTCCACTTGTAAGCACACTCCTGTCCCTTGTTGTCAAAATGACAATGCTACCAGAACATAGGCAAGTACGCAAACCTGGAACCAAATCAGTTGCAATTGGCGAATCAACCACATCATCCAGTACAATCAAAGCCCTCTTCTTCTCGAGTTTACTTTTAGTGCGAGAGTCTAGTACTCCAATATTGGTATTATGAAGATCTTGGTTTAATAATTGAGAAAGAAGTCTGCTGCATATGTCACTGAGACATGGTTTTCCTAATTCTCTGGAATTTGACAAGAAGCAAGAGCCTTCATATTGAAAAGAGTAATTGTTGAAGAGAGCCTCAGCAATGGTTGACTTACCAATACCGCCCATACCCCAAATTCCAATTACAAGAACCTTCTCCATCTTGAGTCTCATCAAAGATTCAACGCGGGTATAGTTTGTGTTACAAATAAAAGGTCTTTTGAGTCCATCTATGAAGCACTTGTTCTTCAGACAATGTGGCAAAATTGCTTTTAAAATGTCACTAATTAACTTAGCTTCATCATCCCTGGCAAAAGATAACCACAGCATAGATCGAAGTGAAAATGGATAAACATATATAGTTCCTTGCAATCCATTATTTTAATTGGAGTATAATAATACTCTCTTTTAGTTAGTCAAGTAAATTTGTATATATATCATGAAAAAAAATATCGTGTAACACCAATATATCTTGAACAATATACCTGATTTCAATGTAAAATCATAATGAATGTTACGATTTCCGAAGATGTCATTATTTGAATTTTACGTTTTTATATTCTTTTGCCATTGCTATAGCATTGAAGTTGACATTGAGAGGTGTTTCTTCTTtagacaaaaaataatattttcacgTTAAAGatactaatttaaatattattattattattattatccttgAGAAAGAAATTACAAACCGTAGACAAAATCCTGAAGGTCAAGCTGAGTTGATgagaaaaaacaacaaaacaaacacaACAATAGACTGTATTCAAGTTTAACAAGAAGAAGGTAACAACTAATAACAACAACACaaacaaataatatattaaaCATAATTGATTATTTAGTATTTGTAATTTGAATCCAAAACAATTAAGGAAGAAGAATGTAATTAATTAGTACCTGTGGCTTCAACAATTAATTGAATATATAGATCTATTTCTTTGACCAATGACCTTAATACAGCGGTTGTTTGGGTGTGATTAACTTAatagaaaaaaagatttttttttaacttatttaacaaaattttagtaataaaaataaaaataaatattttttaattataatttatatctttttttaatttctttaaacaaaaatttatataataaataaataaataatatttttatgttattatatctaaacatatttgataaataaaaaataatttatataaaatattaaaatataaaaaaaattcaaaaataaatattttcttacAAATTCAGCAAAACAGGGTCATATTACCTGTGATCATCAAAGGTGATGCCAGAAAGATTGGCAGCTTGAGTGAGTGCAGTCCTCCATTGTTGCACATGGCAACGGTCCTCCGAAGATCTCTCATGCTTATCAAAAGCTCTGCGGTAACTTCCAGTCTGCTTGCGAACATGTGTGGGCTCTATTCCGTAGAACACTGGAATCACTACTTTGTTATTGTTCTTGCGTTCCATGATCTCCACCAGCTCTTTCAAGCACCACCTAGAGGATGCATAGTTTTCGGAGAAGATAACAACAAACAAGTTTGTGTTTCTGATGGCGTGAAGAAGTTCGTCCCAGATGAGACCTCCTTTGTCCATGCCGTCATCGTCTCTGAATGTTTGGATTTGGTTTTGGCGGAGAGCGACTTGAAGATGGCTGAGGAATCCTTTGCGCGTGTCTTCCCCTCTGAAGCTGATGAAAACATCGTATCGATAAGTCGCAGGTGCttgagaagaagaagcagcagcagcaaccGAAAGTGACATGTGTCTATGATGGTAATGAATGAAGTGATTCAGCACTTAATTAATAAGAGAGCCATTGCCTGTGCAGTGGTCGAGAAAGTCACAGGAACCCATCTTTTCAATTTCCGCGTGGGgtccataaaaaattattatctttgTTGTAACCGTAATTGGGGGCTTGGCGGGGAGAATAAAGAGGATTAAAACCATTATCGGTGAACAGAGGGTTGTAGGTGACTAGGTGTTgcttcttaaaattaaaatattgaattaatgttaattaatttcttatttttttccattaaaaatattgatattttagtattttcaaTCCATTAATACTACTGCTTACACTGCACACAATAGAGAGTCAAGACTCAAGAGCACAAGGTTGagggaaaaggaactttaccttgTTTCTTTTCCGTGTGGGTCCAAAACAATATACAAGAAGGAGCCTTGAAATTGCATTGTTACTTACAAAAGAGGATAGTATAAATGGTTTCGGGTACTATCTCTCACCAAGATAAGAGTATCTTCAAATTGAAATTGCATTCCTAAAAacttttttagttaatatttgttAGTCGGAAATAATCGTATTCGAAGGTAGAAGCGATTCGAAATATTGAGTAAactgtttaagtgtgaggagtgtacgaagttagtcccacatcaaagaaagcaaagaagaatgcgaattttataagataaaaaatcCATTAATTTGAcactttaagattttgagttggatgtaatatctttttatgaaaaagattgaaGATTTTAAACTCTAGGATTCcttctattatttttatctttcatttataatttctataaattttaattttcttacaaatttttctttcaagcaccatttaatttttttgtcaaatttatcttttcatttaaattcaacaCACTCAATTCAGTCAATTTTACTTTCAGaagttttttctaggatttcttctattgtttttatcttttatttacaatttctacaaattttaattttcttacaaatttatcttttaaacatcatttaattttttttgtcaaatttatctttttatttaaattcaacacACTCAATTTCCAATTtcagtcaattttacttttaaaagttTTTTCCTTTACTTCTCGACTAATTCGAAGATCTTTGATACATTTATAGAAAAATTAGTACCTGCAAAAGAGGAGTAGATTTTGCTTTCAGACCATTAAAATCGAATCACCTTGAATTTACAAAAAATCGATAAAACAATAATATAACTTCAATTCTGATAAAAATGGAGATATctgaataaataattataatttgaaaatacattttaaaaaattttagtgaaaatAAAGTCGTATATATTGACTTATAATgcatctctcttctttttcaacatATATATAACACGCGTCATAAAAATGATCGTAAACATTTTCAaaagggataagtatgattttggtccccaacgtaagggctgaaaatttattttgtcttttgCCTTTTTTTCGCTCTAAAATGGTCCCtaagattttaatttattttaaaatcatcctttttaccaatttaattttttttattaccaaattattcttcattaaaaaaattataaaataaaataaatataaaataaattaaaaaataaaaagaagaaagaaagggatacGAAGGGGGTGGGGAGAAAAAGAAACGGGAGGCGAGAACAAGGAGGGGGACCACCGTACCACCGCCCCGCCGCCCGCCGCTCTGCCGCACCACCGCACCGCACCCCCGTCGCACCACCGCACAGCACCGCGCTAccaccaccttcttcttcttctttttcttcttcttccactgcaCCATCGCCCCTGCCGCACCACCGCACCGCACCCTCGCCGCACCACCGCACTGcaccaccaccaccttcttcttcttcttcttcttcttccgccgcaccaccgcaccaccaattcctcttcttcttctgtgaacttgatttgcttgtgaaatttctgaatttttttttaaatttgttgtgaaatattgttgttgcttaaatttgttgtggaatattgttgtggatttctgatgatgatgatgatgatgacgacgatgatgataatgtggtggtggtggtgggttctggtggtggtggtggttctgttatggtggtttaggtgctgttctgatgatgatgatgataatgatgatcagtgacggacccagaaaattttaggagtgggggcaaatatatatatatatattaaataaattttgttaaatattattaattatatagagatataaaaattaaaaagagttagttaacacttttatttttaaaatattatttattatatataatttataaaaaaatatttttttatttctaaaatttaaaattaaaatattttaattaaattatagataacttattatcctaactaatctttttatacacatttaataataacAGACTGAATTAACTGGCATATTAACGCCTAATGATacattagtatttataatttgaaattagaattatatataaatactagaaaaattaaatctttatatgaaaagtatgtttatataaaataataaaaacataatttttacaatttttttatttttttttaaataattaaatttgttatatattttttaat
This window harbors:
- the LOC112780107 gene encoding TMV resistance protein N — encoded protein: MSLSVAAAASSSQAPATYRYDVFISFRGEDTRKGFLSHLQVALRQNQIQTFRDDDGMDKGGLIWDELLHAIRNTNLFVVIFSENYASSRWCLKELVEIMERKNNNKVVIPVFYGIEPTHVRKQTGSYRRAFDKHERSSEDRCHVQQWRTALTQAANLSGITFDDHRDDEAKLISDILKAILPHCLKNKCFIDGLKRPFICNTNYTRVESLMRLKMEKVLVIGIWGMGGIGKSTIAEALFNNYSFQYEGSCFLSNSRELGKPCLSDICSRLLSQLLNQDLHNTNIGVLDSRTKSKLEKKRALIVLDDVVDSPIATDLVPGLRTCLCSGSIVILTTRDRSVLTSGGVEQIHEIKQMSNGDSYQLFSHYAFSDSHPKEGYGELTARVINYANRIPLALKILGSFLRGKSVGEWDSALKKLRKYPNADIQKVLRLSYDALDDDEKNILLHVACCFHGHEMEKITRILNSCDFFADIGIKSLLDKSLINIYSNGRYDKYIQMHSLTQEMCWKIIHEEYNKNGGQQIRLLNTTEEICNIFQDERDIHGVESMTVDMNQVTIDPRIIIIALRKMPKLRLLALRGNFNMDLEWNTVFLEGFQLPNDLRYIEWNKCPLKFVQSICWPKKLVQLSMRDSNVEKLWDTPQNLPSLEFLDLCCCKHLIECPNLAGATNLKSIKLDGCKSLQDVDPSIFSLPKIEELHVSYCTSLKRLCGDYCSPSLHCLWATGCSNLKEFSISMMADHSNLRLLLPSTALSEVPSTIMHLKDLEWFSFNISYSLEKLPQNFASIIALTDPIKHEDDTCIMLRRILPTPAFLSLKELVFYRCKRLSELPDNIHVLQSLQVLELRGCHVITSLPKSIKNLQQLMNLLIIDCELLQYTPPLPPSIIYSYAVNCKSLKEVSSLTNEPPRKHNAWFVFHNCPKLNDDAYEAILKDLKFRIQLVANNDGYPHNEANNGNIFFYYYLPSKESIINEWFPDYYSREASIIVEVAPDHKISSCLVGCILISQYQSFNFGVKKVIFGWKCYLRKGCNDWEWITTSGNRGLLTGYAFSDVIDQLEMVSDHKVVWYDGESSNMITEAIKEKKRDTACNPILKFEFYANTEDNEEVVMKGFGIRWMHVHVNHDGQISPDATHVGYESHDVESESTENRRKSRFTSWFQKLLRRTYHMTTPSNNQSFCGEHLHFLLFVIVVIAFVYLVTL